A window of Candidatus Atribacteria bacterium genomic DNA:
AGAGGAAGGTATTCTGGTAAATATTAGTTTGGTGCTCAGATATGGGGAAAATATTCCTCAAATTGGATTTAAAATTCAAAAAAGTCTGAAAAAGGAATTAGAATATATAACCGGTATAAATGTCATTCTAATTAATATTTTTGTTTATAATTTAAAGTACTAAATCTTGTGTATCGTATATCGTATATCGTAAAAAGAATAATAGCCGGTAATCAGAATCCAGTTTTCAAAAGAAAATAATAATATGTATTGAGTGATGGGTAGAAGTTTGATTTATCAAACCCTTAATAATTAATAGATACAGAAGTTTATTCAAATAAATCTGAACAAGATACGAGATACGAACAATGGGATACGATTTTGTAAGAGAGGTGTAAGATGTTTGATAAAGAAGAAATAAAAAAAATTAAACAATTAAGGAAAGAATGGGAAAACAATATGGTCCAAAAAACGCTCGAGCGTTTTCCTGAAAGAAAAGAAAAATTTGTTACCGGATCAGGAGAAAGGATTGAGCGATTATATACTCCTGAAAATTTAGAAGAGTATGACTATAGTAAAGAATTAAATTTTCCTGGGCAATTTCCCTACACCCGTGGAGTTCAACCCACTATGTATCGGGGTCGATTTTGGACTATGCGACAATATGCGGGCTTTGGTACAGCTGAAGAATCTAATAAGCGTTATAAATATCTATTAGGTCAAGGACAAACCGGATTAAGCGTTGCTTTTGATCTGCCTACACAAATTGGTTATGATTCGGATCATGTTATGTCATTAGGCGAAGTAGGAAAAGTAGGAGTAGCCATAGATTCCTTAAAAGATATGGAAACGTTATTTGATGGGATTCCTCTTGATAAAGTAAGCACTTCAATGACCATAAATGCTCCAGCAACTGTATTATTAGCCATGTATATAGCTGTAGCAGAAAAACAAGGTATCTCTCCCGACAAACTAAACGGGACTATCCAAAATGATGTATTAAAAGAATACATTGCCCGTGGAACTTATATTTTTCCTCCTGCTCCTTCAATGAGATTAATTACCAATATTTTTCAATATTGTTTTAAAGAAATGCCTTTATGGAATACTATCAGTATAAGTGGCTATCATATTAGAGAAGCAGGTTCTACAGCAATTCAGGAAGTTGCCTTTACTTTAGCTGATGGAATAGCCTATGTAGATGCCGCAGTAAAAATCGGATTAGAAGTTGATAATTTTGCGCCAAGATTATCTTTCTTTTTTAATGCCCATAATGATTTATTAGAGGAAGTAGCTAAATTTAGAGCAGCTCGAAGATTGTGGGCTAAGATTATGAAAGAAAGATTTGGAGCTAAAAATAAAAAATCTTTAATGCTTAGATTTCACACTCAAACAGCTGGTTGCACTTTAACTGCTCAACAAGCGGATAATAATATTGTTCGGGTTACTATTCAAGCCTTAGCAGCAGTATTGGGTGGAACCCAATCTCTCCACACAAATTCAAGAGATGAAGCTCTGGCTCTTCCTGCTGAGGATTCGGTAAGGATTGCCCTTAGGACTCAACAAGTTTTAGCTTATGAAAATGGCGTAACCGAAACCGTTGATCCTTTAGCCGGTTCCTATTATCTAGAAACTATAACTAATAAAATTGAAAAAAAGGCTTTAGAATATATTGAAAAAATTGATAAATTAGGTGGTGTTATTCAAGCCATTGAAAAGGGATTTATTCAGCAAGAGATACAAAACAGTGCTTATAAATACCAGAAAGATATTGAAGAGGGTAAAAGGATAGTAGTAGGAGTAAATAAATTCAAGATTAACGAGGGATCTCCAAACGGTCTTTTAAAAGTTAATCCGGAAGTTGGACGTCAGCAAGTTGAGGAACTTAAAAAGTTAAAAGAAACAAGAAATAACAATGAAGTAAAAGAAAATTTAAAGTTATTGGAAGAGTCTGCTAAGACAGATAAAAATTTAATGCCCATAATCTTAGATTGTGTCAAATCTTATGCTACATTGGGTGAGATTTGTGATGTATTAAGAAGTATCTTTGGTGAATATAAAGAGTCTGTAAAGCTTTAAAGGTGGAGGAAATAAAATAATGGAAGGAAAAAAAATTAGAGTATTAATTGCTAAACCCGGGCTTGATGGACATGACCGGGGGGCAAAGGTGATAGCAAGAGCTTTAAGGGATGCCGGGATGGAAGTAATATATACTGGATTACGACAAACACCTGAACAGATTGTGGAAACCGCTATCCAGGAAGATGTAGATGTTATTGGATTAAGTATTTTATCCGGTGCCCATACTCATCTTTTCCCCAAAATAATGGAACTTTTAAAAGAAAATAACATTGAAGATATAATTATTATAGGTGGAGGAGTAATCCCCGAAGAAGATATTCCCGAATTAAAAAAAGCGGGCGTAGCAGAAATATTTACTCCAGGAACTGATACCCGTAATATTATTAAGTTTATTAAGGAGAAAGTAAAACAGCAAAATTAGTATAAAGAAATATTCTGAAAAAGAATAACAGAATAAATAGAAGAAAAGAAAAGTGTAGAAAAAACAATTTAAGGCTTTAATGATTTGGCTAAAGATAGATAAATAAAATTAATTGAAAAATTAGATTATCTTTGTAGGATGATTTTAAAAATAATTATGGGGCTTTAACGCAATACGAGAAAAAGGTAAATTAGATTAAGATGGAAATAGTAAAAAAAATAACTAATGGTGATCGCAGAGCAGCTGCGAAATTAATTACTTTAGTAGAAAATAACTTTAAACAAGCTCAAGAGATTTTGAAAAAACTCTATGATTTTACCGGGAATGCCCTAATAATTGGTATAACCGGTCCTCCCGGTTCAGGAAAAAGTACTGTTACCGATAAGGTTTCCAAAATTTTAAGAGGACAGGGGAAAACGGTTGGAATAATTGCCATTGACCCTACCAGCCCATTTACCGGGGGAGCATTGTTGGGGGATAGAATTCGTATGCAGGACCTTAGTTTAGATCAAGGTGTTTTTATAAGAAGCATGAGTACACGAGGGCATCTAGGGGGACTTTCTCAAGCTACCCAGGCAACGGTTAAGATATTAGATGCGATGGGTAAGGATATAATATTTATTGAAACGGTAGGTGTAGGTCAATCAGAAGTAGATATAGTTAAAGTAGCTGATACAGTCGTATTGGTCAGCATGCCGGGAATGGGAGACGATATCCAGATCATAAAAGCCGGGATAATGGAAATAGGGGATATTTTTGTGGTAAATAAAGCCGATAAAGAAGGATGTGAAGGTTTAGTTACAGAAATAGAAATGATGTTGGATTTAAACCGAGATAGAAGATGGCGTCCTCCGGTTTTAAAGACCATAGCTAAAGACAATGTCGGGATGAAAAAACTCTTGGAAGAGATTAATCGACATTTCCAATCTCTAAAGGAAAGTGGTGAGTTAGAGCAAAGACGCCGGGAGAGTGCCAAGAAAGAGATATTTGATCTTATTCAAGAACAATGGAAAGAAATACTTTCAACTTTTATTGATAACGGATTTTTAAATAAGTTAGTAACCAAAATAGTAAAACGAGAAGAAGATCCATACACTGCTGTAGAAAAATTATCAAGCATAGTAATGCATTCTTATGCAAAGGGAGGCATAAAAAATGATAGAAAAGATTGACCATATTGGTATTGCGGTAAAAAGCATTGAAAAGACCAGCGAGTTTTTTAGCAATATGCTGGGATTGAAAGTTACCGGTGAAGAAAATGTAGAAGAACAGAAAGTGAAAGTTGCTTTTTTGCCTTTAGGAGATAGCGAATTAGAGCTGTTAGAATCCACTGCACCCGAGGGTCCCATTGCAAGATTTATTGAGAAGAAAGGTGAAGGAATTCAACATATCGCCTTTAGAGTTGATAACATCGAGAAAACACTAGAAAAATTGAAAAAGGAAGGAGTTAGATTAATTGACGAAAAACCGAGATACGGAGCAGGTGGCGCAAAGATAGCCTTCTTACATCCTAAAGATACTAATGGTATTCTTATTGAACTAAGCGAAAGAAGTGAATAAAAAAATGATGTAGAGAATCAGAATCCAGAAGCCAGAAGATGTATTAAAAATACCTCTGACTCCTAACTCTTGGATTCTGAATACTCGAGAACTTTTAAAAAGAACAGAGAAAGGTGGTAAGATAAATTAATGAAATTATCAATTGATGAGTTAATGAAGAATTTAAGGGATAGAGAAGAAAAAGTAAAGGCAGGTGGGGGAGAGAAAAGGATAAAAGCCCAACATGAGAAGGGAAAACTTACTGCTCGGGAAAGAATCGGAATTCTCTTGGATAAGGATAGTTTTGTCGAGCTTGATCTTTTAGTTGAACACCGATGTAGTAATTTTGGAATGGATAAAGTAGAAGCACCCGGTGAGGGAGTTATAACCGGTTATGGAACTATAGACGAAAGACTGATTTATGTTTTTGCTCAGGATTTTACCGTTATTGGTGGTTCATTAGGAGAAATGCATGCTAACAAGATATGTAAAGTAATGGACATGGCAATGAAAATGGGAGCGCCATGTATCGGAATAAACGATTCAGGTGGAGCTCGCATTCAAGAAGGGGTAGATTCCCTGAGCGGTTATGGTCAAATATTTTATCGTAATACCATTGCTTCCGGGGTAATTCCTCAAATTTCTATTATTGTGGGACCAGCAGCCGGAGGAGCAGTCTACTCTCCTGCAATAATGGATTTTGTATTTATGGTAAAAAATGTGGGGATAATGCATATTACCGGTCCAGATGTGATTAGAGCTGTAACCGGAGAAGTAGTCACCTCTGAGAAATTAGGTGGAGCCATGACTCATAATAGGAAAAGTGGAGTGGCTCATTTTGCTGCAGAGAATGAAGAA
This region includes:
- a CDS encoding Asp23/Gls24 family envelope stress response protein gives rise to the protein EEGILVNISLVLRYGENIPQIGFKIQKSLKKELEYITGINVILINIFVYNLKY
- a CDS encoding methylmalonyl-CoA mutase, with amino-acid sequence MFDKEEIKKIKQLRKEWENNMVQKTLERFPERKEKFVTGSGERIERLYTPENLEEYDYSKELNFPGQFPYTRGVQPTMYRGRFWTMRQYAGFGTAEESNKRYKYLLGQGQTGLSVAFDLPTQIGYDSDHVMSLGEVGKVGVAIDSLKDMETLFDGIPLDKVSTSMTINAPATVLLAMYIAVAEKQGISPDKLNGTIQNDVLKEYIARGTYIFPPAPSMRLITNIFQYCFKEMPLWNTISISGYHIREAGSTAIQEVAFTLADGIAYVDAAVKIGLEVDNFAPRLSFFFNAHNDLLEEVAKFRAARRLWAKIMKERFGAKNKKSLMLRFHTQTAGCTLTAQQADNNIVRVTIQALAAVLGGTQSLHTNSRDEALALPAEDSVRIALRTQQVLAYENGVTETVDPLAGSYYLETITNKIEKKALEYIEKIDKLGGVIQAIEKGFIQQEIQNSAYKYQKDIEEGKRIVVGVNKFKINEGSPNGLLKVNPEVGRQQVEELKKLKETRNNNEVKENLKLLEESAKTDKNLMPIILDCVKSYATLGEICDVLRSIFGEYKESVKL
- a CDS encoding cobalamin B12-binding domain-containing protein; the protein is MEGKKIRVLIAKPGLDGHDRGAKVIARALRDAGMEVIYTGLRQTPEQIVETAIQEDVDVIGLSILSGAHTHLFPKIMELLKENNIEDIIIIGGGVIPEEDIPELKKAGVAEIFTPGTDTRNIIKFIKEKVKQQN
- the meaB gene encoding methylmalonyl Co-A mutase-associated GTPase MeaB; the protein is MKMEIVKKITNGDRRAAAKLITLVENNFKQAQEILKKLYDFTGNALIIGITGPPGSGKSTVTDKVSKILRGQGKTVGIIAIDPTSPFTGGALLGDRIRMQDLSLDQGVFIRSMSTRGHLGGLSQATQATVKILDAMGKDIIFIETVGVGQSEVDIVKVADTVVLVSMPGMGDDIQIIKAGIMEIGDIFVVNKADKEGCEGLVTEIEMMLDLNRDRRWRPPVLKTIAKDNVGMKKLLEEINRHFQSLKESGELEQRRRESAKKEIFDLIQEQWKEILSTFIDNGFLNKLVTKIVKREEDPYTAVEKLSSIVMHSYAKGGIKNDRKD
- the mce gene encoding methylmalonyl-CoA epimerase, whose protein sequence is MIEKIDHIGIAVKSIEKTSEFFSNMLGLKVTGEENVEEQKVKVAFLPLGDSELELLESTAPEGPIARFIEKKGEGIQHIAFRVDNIEKTLEKLKKEGVRLIDEKPRYGAGGAKIAFLHPKDTNGILIELSERSE